A window of Chloracidobacterium sp. N contains these coding sequences:
- a CDS encoding hemin-degrading factor has product MTAPNPAAELTTDAGYTAEDIAQQWSQLRQTEPKLRIRDAAAKLGVSEAQLVALGCGTTATRLSADWGDFIRELEALGPVMALTRNDGAVSEKDGHYRNVEIFAGHTRMGQVLDSGIDLRLFLDRWAIGFAVCEDSPRGPRRSFQFFDATGTAIHKTYLREASHVEAFEALTKRFAAPDQSREQAVSAPPPPVAEIPDAEVDVAGFRQGWRELKDTHDFIRLTHRFKLSRTQALRLAEPEMAWQVRPDSFGRILEEVAAARENIMIFVGNPGCIQIHSGPIHNVKLIGEWLNVLDDGFNLHVHEPKVHSAWVVKKPTVRGIVTGVEFFDATGEQIAILHAKRREGETPSPFWAELCECLTRVS; this is encoded by the coding sequence ATGACTGCACCAAATCCAGCGGCTGAGTTGACAACCGACGCCGGCTATACGGCCGAAGACATTGCGCAGCAGTGGTCACAGTTGCGCCAGACCGAACCCAAACTCCGCATCCGTGACGCAGCCGCAAAGCTGGGCGTCAGCGAGGCCCAGCTTGTGGCGCTGGGCTGTGGGACGACGGCCACCCGCCTGAGCGCCGACTGGGGCGACTTCATCCGCGAACTGGAAGCCCTGGGGCCCGTCATGGCGCTGACCCGCAATGACGGCGCGGTGAGCGAAAAGGACGGCCACTACCGGAACGTCGAAATCTTTGCCGGGCACACCCGGATGGGGCAGGTGCTCGACAGCGGCATTGATCTGCGGCTGTTCCTTGACCGCTGGGCTATCGGGTTTGCTGTGTGCGAAGACTCGCCCCGTGGGCCGCGCCGCAGTTTTCAGTTTTTTGACGCCACGGGCACGGCCATTCACAAAACCTACCTGCGGGAAGCCAGTCATGTGGAAGCCTTCGAGGCATTGACCAAACGGTTTGCCGCACCCGATCAGAGCCGGGAACAGGCCGTAAGTGCCCCGCCGCCGCCAGTGGCCGAAATCCCCGATGCCGAAGTGGATGTGGCCGGTTTTCGGCAGGGCTGGCGCGAACTCAAAGACACGCACGACTTCATCCGCCTGACACATCGCTTCAAGCTGAGCCGGACGCAGGCGCTCCGTCTGGCGGAACCGGAAATGGCCTGGCAGGTGCGCCCGGACAGCTTCGGACGCATTCTCGAAGAAGTCGCCGCCGCGCGGGAAAACATCATGATTTTCGTCGGCAACCCGGGCTGCATCCAGATTCACAGCGGGCCGATTCACAACGTCAAGCTCATTGGCGAGTGGCTCAACGTTCTGGATGACGGGTTCAACCTCCACGTCCACGAGCCGAAGGTCCACAGCGCCTGGGTGGTCAAAAAGCCGACGGTGCGCGGGATTGTGACCGGAGTGGAGTTTTTCGATGCAACCGGCGAACAGATTGCCATTCTCCATGCCAAACGCCGGGAAGGTGAGACGCCCTCTCCGTTCTGGGCGGAGCTGTGTGAGTGTCTGACGCGGGTTTCATGA
- a CDS encoding NAD(P)H-hydrate dehydratase, which yields MQPILSAAHMAEVDRLTSEQFGIPGLLLMENAALGATLAIEQHFGPVQRRRVRVFCGKGNNGGDGAAVARQLWMRGAHVELLLFGKRETARGDARVNFDIVAQLAQASPQIRLVELQSESDFAALLNNSTSRFNLHVDALFGTGLARGLEGMFVRVVEYINSARQYIPVCALDVPSGLAADLPHPVGVHVVADLTVTFTAPKVANVLPPAGHVNGKLRVVDIGSPECLLRATPNHRAALFLITEEGVRSYLERTRRMPDAHKGNVGHVLLMAGSRGKTGAAALSGAGVLRAGAGLLTMAIPASAQSLLVSQCLPEAMTLALPDDGYGRLTEDGLRAGFAVANQHTVCAVGPGLGTDPAVRRLVQWIVQEGKSPTVLDADALNCLAPWQTGRGTPERPLILTPHPGEMARLLGVSVNDVLVDRLGAARRLATAHHLFVVLKGYYTLIATPEGDVYINPTGNAGMATGGSGDVLTGIVAGLLAQTPHLPLEATLAAVYLHGKAGDLANEALGERSLVASDILRFLPQAFKAQDSAGQTSAR from the coding sequence GTGCAACCCATTCTTTCTGCGGCCCACATGGCCGAAGTTGATCGGCTCACCAGTGAGCAGTTTGGAATTCCCGGACTGCTGCTGATGGAAAACGCGGCCCTTGGCGCGACCTTGGCCATCGAGCAGCACTTTGGCCCGGTTCAGCGGCGGCGCGTCCGGGTGTTTTGCGGCAAAGGCAACAACGGCGGTGACGGCGCGGCCGTGGCGCGGCAGCTCTGGATGCGCGGCGCGCATGTCGAATTGCTGCTCTTTGGAAAACGCGAGACCGCCCGTGGCGATGCGCGCGTCAATTTCGACATCGTGGCGCAGTTGGCGCAGGCGTCGCCGCAGATTCGGCTGGTGGAACTTCAGAGTGAAAGCGACTTCGCGGCCCTGCTCAACAACAGCACCTCGCGTTTCAACCTGCACGTGGATGCCCTGTTCGGGACGGGGCTGGCGCGCGGACTGGAAGGCATGTTCGTCCGGGTGGTGGAGTACATCAACAGCGCCCGACAGTACATCCCGGTGTGCGCGCTGGATGTGCCGTCGGGACTGGCGGCCGATCTGCCGCATCCGGTGGGGGTCCACGTCGTGGCCGATTTGACCGTGACCTTTACAGCGCCAAAGGTGGCCAACGTGCTGCCGCCGGCCGGGCACGTCAACGGAAAACTGCGGGTGGTGGACATCGGCTCGCCGGAGTGTCTGCTACGCGCCACCCCGAATCACCGGGCGGCGTTGTTTCTCATTACGGAAGAGGGCGTACGGTCATACCTGGAGCGTACCCGCCGGATGCCGGATGCCCACAAGGGGAATGTCGGGCATGTGCTGCTGATGGCCGGGTCGCGCGGAAAAACCGGCGCGGCGGCGCTGTCAGGTGCAGGTGTGCTGCGCGCCGGGGCCGGACTGCTCACCATGGCGATTCCAGCCAGTGCCCAGTCCCTGCTCGTCAGCCAGTGTCTGCCGGAAGCCATGACGCTGGCGTTGCCGGATGACGGCTACGGGCGGTTGACGGAAGATGGGCTGCGCGCCGGTTTTGCGGTAGCGAACCAACATACGGTCTGTGCCGTTGGGCCCGGACTGGGCACCGATCCGGCCGTGCGTCGCCTTGTGCAGTGGATTGTGCAGGAAGGAAAGTCTCCCACCGTCCTCGATGCCGATGCGCTCAACTGTCTGGCGCCATGGCAGACCGGACGCGGCACACCGGAGCGTCCCCTCATTCTGACGCCCCATCCGGGAGAGATGGCGCGGCTGCTGGGGGTGTCTGTCAATGACGTGCTGGTTGACCGGCTGGGCGCGGCCCGCCGCCTGGCCACGGCCCACCATCTGTTTGTGGTGCTCAAGGGCTACTACACGCTGATTGCGACTCCGGAAGGCGACGTGTACATCAACCCGACGGGCAACGCCGGCATGGCCACGGGGGGCAGTGGCGATGTTCTGACCGGCATCGTGGCCGGTCTGCTGGCGCAGACCCCCCACCTGCCGCTCGAAGCCACGCTGGCCGCCGTGTACCTGCACGGGAAAGCGGGCGATCTGGCCAATGAGGCGCTGGGGGAACGTTCACTGGTGGCTTCCGACATCCTGCGTTTTCTGCCCCAGGCTTTCAAAGCCCAGGACTCAGCCGGCCAGACCTCAGCCAGATAA
- a CDS encoding ferredoxin, which produces MAKVRDRFPENAEGPFYVDHQCIDCDVCRSIAPDIFVRHDRGAHSYVLRQPENEEERELCREAMESCPVEAIGDDGDW; this is translated from the coding sequence ATGGCAAAGGTGCGTGACCGCTTCCCGGAAAATGCCGAGGGGCCGTTTTATGTGGACCACCAGTGCATTGACTGTGACGTGTGCCGTTCGATTGCGCCCGACATCTTCGTGCGTCATGACCGGGGAGCTCACTCGTACGTGCTGCGTCAACCCGAAAACGAGGAAGAACGGGAACTGTGCCGGGAGGCGATGGAATCCTGCCCGGTGGAAGCCATCGGCGATGATGGCGACTGGTGA
- a CDS encoding ABC-F family ATP-binding cassette domain-containing protein, giving the protein MLFRFEDVHKSYGGHDILRGVTCQVNPGEKIGLVGRNGAGKSTMLRLLCGLDQPDRGQIIRATNLSFGLLEQHPHFPPEVTVLEAALSVFSTLQAMEREMRQLEHTMAEPEQDADHLADLLERYSELQHRFEEQGGFTYPARTEEVLLGLGFTKEDFSTPAVRLSGGQQGRLHLGMLLLRQPDILLLDEPTNHLDLRAIEWLENFLTGYAAAYLVISHDRFFLDQVTTRTIELDRGKTTSYTGGFTEYVAKRDALREIQQRHYEKQQEEIARQEEFIRRNIAGQKTKQAKSRRNLLARMERIEAATVDAPQGNFSMKHVPRSGEWVLTLEDLRVGYGGKAVAGPFNLVVRRGEKLGIVGPNGAGKTTLLKTLLGILPPVTGTLRWGTGVKTAYYDQRLESLTLANSIFAELQSLNPSATELELRSFLAQFLFTGDDIFKPIRALSGGERGRLALAKLIYSRSNVLILDEPTNHLDIPSCEALEMALVQYPGTCLIVSHDRYFLDNVATRLLWLEPGSSRDFDGSYSELWEIRQAEQREAARRAKAAETARPTAQPAETHAQAHAPSPAAPPAAPPAAPTGTSPGAKKKPRGKVRPVEAIESDIARAEADLATVSAAMATPEVATDPVRYSEFHQQYEKLTQQLEALYAEWELVAEAGA; this is encoded by the coding sequence ATGCTGTTTCGCTTTGAAGATGTCCATAAAAGCTACGGCGGGCATGACATCCTGCGCGGCGTGACCTGTCAGGTCAATCCGGGCGAAAAGATTGGCCTTGTCGGGCGCAACGGCGCCGGCAAATCCACCATGCTGCGGCTGCTGTGCGGGCTGGACCAACCCGACCGGGGACAGATCATCCGCGCCACCAACCTGTCCTTCGGCCTCCTGGAACAACACCCCCACTTCCCCCCGGAAGTGACGGTGCTGGAAGCAGCCCTCAGTGTCTTTTCCACACTTCAGGCCATGGAGCGCGAGATGCGCCAGCTCGAACACACCATGGCCGAGCCGGAGCAGGATGCAGACCACCTGGCAGACCTGCTCGAACGCTACAGCGAACTCCAGCACCGTTTTGAAGAACAGGGCGGCTTTACCTACCCGGCCCGCACCGAGGAAGTTCTGCTCGGTCTCGGTTTCACCAAAGAGGACTTTTCCACACCGGCCGTCCGGCTGAGTGGCGGCCAGCAGGGACGCCTCCACCTGGGGATGCTGCTGCTGCGGCAGCCCGACATCCTGCTGCTCGACGAACCGACCAACCACCTCGATCTGCGCGCCATCGAGTGGCTGGAAAACTTCCTCACCGGCTACGCCGCCGCCTATCTGGTCATTTCCCACGACCGCTTTTTTCTCGACCAGGTGACGACCCGCACCATCGAACTCGACCGTGGAAAGACGACTTCCTACACGGGCGGCTTTACCGAATACGTCGCCAAACGGGACGCGCTGCGGGAAATCCAGCAGCGGCACTACGAAAAACAGCAGGAAGAGATTGCCCGCCAGGAAGAGTTCATCCGGCGCAACATCGCCGGACAGAAGACCAAACAGGCCAAGTCGCGGCGCAACCTGCTGGCCCGTATGGAGCGCATCGAAGCCGCCACGGTGGATGCCCCGCAGGGCAACTTCTCGATGAAGCACGTGCCGCGTTCGGGCGAATGGGTCCTCACACTCGAAGACCTCCGCGTGGGGTATGGCGGCAAGGCGGTGGCCGGCCCCTTCAATCTGGTTGTCCGCCGGGGCGAAAAGCTGGGCATCGTCGGCCCCAACGGCGCCGGCAAAACCACCCTGCTCAAAACGCTGCTCGGCATCCTGCCGCCGGTGACAGGCACGCTGCGCTGGGGAACGGGCGTCAAAACCGCCTACTACGACCAGCGGCTGGAGTCACTGACCCTCGCCAACTCGATTTTTGCCGAACTTCAAAGTCTCAACCCGTCGGCTACCGAATTGGAGCTGCGCTCGTTTCTGGCCCAGTTCCTGTTTACCGGCGACGATATTTTCAAGCCAATCCGGGCATTGTCCGGCGGCGAGCGGGGACGGCTGGCGCTGGCCAAGCTCATTTACAGCCGCTCAAACGTGCTGATCCTCGACGAGCCGACCAACCACCTCGATATTCCCTCCTGCGAGGCGCTGGAAATGGCGCTGGTGCAGTATCCGGGCACGTGCCTCATCGTGTCGCACGACCGCTATTTTCTGGACAACGTCGCCACCCGCCTGCTCTGGCTTGAACCCGGCAGCAGCCGCGATTTTGACGGCAGCTACAGCGAGTTGTGGGAAATCCGCCAGGCGGAGCAGCGCGAAGCCGCCCGGCGCGCCAAAGCCGCCGAGACCGCCAGACCCACTGCCCAGCCAGCCGAGACGCATGCTCAGGCGCATGCTCCGTCACCGGCTGCGCCCCCAGCCGCGCCCCCAGCCGCCCCCACCGGGACATCACCCGGAGCCAAAAAGAAACCCAGGGGCAAGGTGCGCCCCGTGGAAGCCATCGAGTCCGACATTGCCCGCGCCGAGGCCGACCTGGCTACGGTCTCCGCCGCCATGGCCACGCCGGAAGTGGCGACCGACCCGGTTCGTTACAGCGAGTTTCACCAGCAGTACGAAAAGCTGACGCAGCAGCTCGAAGCCCTCTACGCCGAGTGGGAACTCGTCGCCGAAGCCGGGGCATAG
- a CDS encoding hemin ABC transporter substrate-binding protein, with translation MMTLRRWCAVVGLVSLGLGILGAGSGCRRDVTTQAAVRTVTDAAGQPVAIRDVSRVVAAGGSVTEIVYALGAESALVGCDASSLYPEAATKLPQVGYVRALSSEGVLSLRPTLVLTVPEAGPPEALAQLRASGTPVLTVPADHSLEGVRRKIRAVAQALDREAQGEALIRQLEADMAQVQTYLAERPARPKVMFIYARGQGAANVAGRDTAAAEMIRLAGGVNAFDFEGYKPLTAEAAVAAAPEVILLPARGLESSGGIAGVLSMPGVNQTPAGRNRRIVAVDDLLLLGFGPRTGQGVMELARLLHPENAPEK, from the coding sequence ATGATGACCCTGAGACGTTGGTGTGCCGTTGTCGGGCTGGTCAGCCTTGGCCTGGGCATTCTGGGGGCCGGGAGCGGTTGTCGGCGCGATGTGACGACCCAGGCCGCGGTGCGGACGGTGACAGACGCCGCCGGGCAGCCGGTGGCCATCCGGGATGTGTCGCGGGTGGTCGCCGCCGGCGGGTCCGTCACCGAAATTGTCTATGCCCTTGGGGCTGAATCGGCACTGGTCGGGTGTGACGCATCGAGTCTCTACCCGGAAGCCGCCACGAAGCTGCCCCAGGTGGGGTATGTCCGGGCCCTGTCGTCCGAAGGAGTCCTGTCGCTGCGTCCAACGCTGGTGTTGACCGTCCCGGAAGCCGGTCCGCCGGAGGCGCTGGCGCAGTTGCGCGCCAGCGGGACACCGGTTCTGACCGTGCCGGCTGACCACTCACTGGAGGGCGTCAGGCGCAAGATTCGCGCTGTGGCGCAGGCGCTTGACCGCGAAGCCCAGGGCGAGGCGCTCATCCGGCAGTTGGAAGCTGACATGGCGCAGGTTCAGACCTACCTTGCCGAACGGCCTGCCAGACCGAAGGTGATGTTCATCTACGCCCGTGGGCAGGGCGCGGCCAACGTCGCCGGACGCGATACGGCGGCAGCGGAGATGATTCGGCTGGCGGGTGGCGTCAATGCCTTTGATTTTGAAGGCTACAAGCCACTGACGGCCGAAGCCGCCGTGGCTGCTGCCCCGGAGGTCATTTTGCTCCCGGCACGTGGATTGGAAAGCTCCGGCGGTATTGCCGGGGTGCTGTCCATGCCCGGTGTGAACCAGACTCCGGCCGGGCGCAACCGGCGGATTGTGGCGGTGGATGACCTGTTGCTGCTGGGCTTCGGCCCGCGAACCGGGCAGGGCGTCATGGAACTGGCGCGTTTGCTGCACCCCGAAAACGCACCCGAAAAGTGA
- a CDS encoding TonB-dependent receptor: protein MSNAVMVISFAKRAAFPWSGLRAGRGYSWIGVLVMAVWLGVVGVAGAQAEDRGALTGSVTDGQGAPIAEASVLVRSVATGSTRMALTAADGTFTVGELRYGVYQIRVTREGFSDAVVEVRLAAPGATLDPIRLAPGTIREIVTITASRTVRDTMTTPEAVSVVTEQQLQERLPGTAADILRDLPGTYTQSQSFQTRPIIRGLEGNRVLVLVDGERLNHGRTPTSHVGNGVETGLVDVGTLEAIEVIRGAGSVLYGTEALGGTINFITRPPATVDSGVRVSGVVDPFFTSNGPGGRYGGSLSLATRRFTARVRQSFENFSDYTAGGPVEAGYASVVPQFDPVTRRVTGSTYRTNATRVEGRFFFTEQTFLRSSYERLASAPYRYPLQGTFDFLFSNRDKVNMGFVVRDLSPVIASVQISGYYQWQQRRDQVIVRALPALFQVTDRQINPTTGGFDGQVILTPFRNHVITAGISFYRDTSADDRIVIRGTLPTSSGGLTPAEAQTLAARIRTDGDVLRSLRNSQPRRDVPNANFQDLAFFVQDEYTPSRYVRLIGGLRVDGYRSRALDTPSYDIFNLIPPGTAGINGLESLRHANVAVTGSGGIVVSPIPAVSLVARGARSYREPNIFDRYNAGASHTLSPTTRSITIPNPDLRPETGINLDLGAKVRFTRFSGAFTYFRNNYTNFIGNFGTPVPGLAPIPNPIPGGVPLAVLQRQNLGRIRMQGIEAEFEAPFRLPDALRSSFVTLLGNLSVTRGDDLRANQPVDPFNFPVVPVKAVLGTRWNSATNRYWMEYRSRIVTTQRRLPPGSLYARPGTARLGFTVHDVRGGVNFDRERYGVALTLGVENLGNRFYQDLFSLFDAPARGRAFVAGVRLRFF, encoded by the coding sequence ATGTCAAATGCAGTGATGGTGATTTCGTTTGCGAAACGCGCGGCTTTCCCTTGGTCTGGCCTCCGGGCTGGCCGTGGTTATTCGTGGATTGGTGTTCTGGTGATGGCCGTGTGGTTGGGGGTGGTGGGCGTTGCCGGCGCGCAGGCTGAAGACCGGGGCGCTCTGACCGGCAGCGTAACCGATGGGCAGGGAGCGCCAATCGCCGAAGCCAGTGTGCTTGTCCGCAGTGTGGCGACCGGAAGTACGCGCATGGCCCTGACGGCCGCCGATGGCACGTTTACCGTCGGCGAACTGCGCTATGGCGTCTATCAAATCCGTGTCACACGGGAAGGATTTTCAGATGCCGTCGTCGAAGTGCGGCTTGCGGCACCAGGTGCAACCCTCGATCCCATTCGCCTTGCGCCGGGGACGATCCGGGAAATCGTCACCATCACGGCCAGCCGTACCGTTCGGGACACGATGACAACGCCGGAAGCCGTTTCGGTCGTGACGGAGCAGCAGTTGCAGGAGCGGCTGCCGGGGACGGCCGCCGACATTCTCCGCGATTTGCCCGGAACTTATACCCAGTCGCAGAGCTTCCAGACGCGCCCCATCATCCGTGGACTCGAAGGAAACCGTGTGCTGGTGCTGGTGGATGGCGAGCGCCTCAACCACGGGCGCACGCCGACGAGCCACGTCGGCAATGGCGTCGAGACGGGACTGGTGGATGTCGGTACGCTGGAAGCCATTGAAGTCATCCGGGGGGCTGGGTCGGTGCTCTACGGCACGGAGGCGCTGGGCGGTACGATCAACTTCATCACGCGCCCGCCGGCCACGGTGGACAGCGGGGTGCGGGTGAGCGGCGTGGTTGATCCCTTTTTCACCTCGAACGGCCCCGGTGGACGCTACGGCGGCAGCCTGAGTCTGGCGACCCGCCGCTTCACGGCCCGCGTCCGGCAGTCGTTTGAAAACTTCAGCGACTATACAGCCGGCGGCCCCGTGGAAGCCGGCTACGCCTCGGTGGTGCCACAGTTTGACCCGGTGACGCGCCGGGTGACGGGTTCGACCTACCGGACAAATGCCACGCGCGTCGAAGGTCGGTTCTTCTTCACGGAGCAGACTTTCCTGCGGTCGAGTTATGAGCGGCTTGCGTCCGCGCCCTACCGGTATCCGCTTCAGGGCACGTTCGACTTCCTGTTCAGCAACCGCGACAAGGTCAATATGGGATTCGTCGTCCGTGATCTGTCACCGGTGATTGCCAGTGTCCAGATCAGCGGCTACTACCAGTGGCAGCAGCGGCGCGACCAGGTCATCGTACGGGCGTTGCCAGCGCTGTTTCAGGTCACGGACCGGCAGATCAATCCCACGACGGGCGGCTTTGATGGGCAGGTCATCCTGACGCCGTTCCGCAACCACGTCATCACGGCCGGGATCAGTTTCTACCGGGACACCAGCGCCGATGATCGGATTGTCATCCGGGGAACATTGCCGACGTCGTCTGGCGGTCTGACCCCGGCTGAGGCGCAGACGCTGGCCGCGCGCATCCGTACCGACGGCGATGTGCTGCGTTCGCTGCGCAACAGCCAGCCCCGGCGGGATGTTCCGAACGCCAACTTTCAGGACCTGGCCTTTTTCGTGCAGGACGAATACACCCCCAGCCGTTATGTGCGGCTGATCGGCGGGCTGCGGGTGGATGGCTACCGTTCACGAGCGCTGGATACACCGAGTTACGACATCTTCAACCTCATACCGCCCGGAACGGCTGGTATCAACGGTCTGGAGTCGCTGCGCCATGCGAATGTGGCCGTCACGGGGTCGGGCGGCATCGTCGTCAGCCCTATCCCGGCGGTCAGTCTCGTGGCGCGGGGGGCGCGCAGTTACCGCGAACCGAACATCTTTGACCGCTACAATGCCGGGGCATCCCACACGCTTAGCCCGACGACGCGCAGTATCACGATTCCAAACCCGGATTTGCGCCCGGAAACCGGCATCAATCTCGATCTGGGAGCCAAGGTGCGCTTTACGCGGTTTTCGGGTGCTTTCACCTACTTCCGCAACAACTACACCAACTTCATTGGCAACTTTGGCACGCCGGTGCCGGGTCTGGCGCCGATACCCAACCCGATTCCAGGGGGCGTGCCGCTGGCTGTGCTTCAGCGCCAGAACCTCGGCCGCATCCGCATGCAGGGGATTGAAGCCGAGTTTGAAGCGCCCTTCCGGCTGCCCGATGCATTGCGGTCATCGTTCGTGACGCTGCTGGGCAATCTGAGTGTGACGCGCGGAGACGACCTGCGGGCGAACCAGCCGGTGGACCCGTTCAACTTTCCGGTCGTGCCGGTCAAAGCCGTGCTGGGGACGCGCTGGAACTCGGCCACGAACCGCTACTGGATGGAGTATCGGTCGCGCATCGTCACGACCCAGCGCCGGTTGCCGCCCGGCAGCCTCTACGCACGGCCAGGCACGGCACGCCTGGGTTTCACGGTGCACGACGTGCGCGGCGGCGTCAACTTTGACCGCGAACGCTACGGTGTGGCGCTGACCCTTGGGGTGGAAAACCTGGGCAATCGCTTTTACCAGGACCTGTTTTCACTGTTCGATGCGCCGGCGCGGGGGCGTGCGTTCGTCGCCGGAGTGCGGTTGCGGTTTTTCTAA
- a CDS encoding iron ABC transporter permease, translated as MAAVNILATRPQALRLPGHWLIGGLAGALCGIVLLAVGIGAVAITPAQSLSILAELIGLDVGVPFTEQQQAVLLTIRLPRVLFGALVGAGLAMAGAAMQGVFRNPLADPGIIGVSSGAALAAVLCIRTNGWLFGKAGGTLAVYQLPIAAFLGGSLAAFIVYRLARREGTLSVGLLLLAGIALAMLAEALRGALIFAATDDQLRSVTFWSLGSLGAASWVNLSIVAVLAVPAMVWLGRLARPLDALLLGEAEARHLGFDVTTVTRLAMLAATLIVGAAVAFAGIIGFIGLVAPHLIRLAAGPGHRTLLPGSALLGACLVVLADLLARTIVSPAEMPLGVVTASLGAPCFLWLLLRERGFRS; from the coding sequence ATGGCGGCTGTGAACATCCTGGCAACCCGTCCGCAAGCCCTTCGACTTCCCGGCCACTGGCTGATTGGTGGCCTGGCCGGCGCACTGTGCGGGATCGTGTTGTTGGCCGTGGGCATTGGCGCCGTGGCCATCACACCGGCGCAAAGCCTTTCCATTCTGGCTGAGTTGATTGGACTGGACGTTGGCGTGCCCTTTACCGAACAGCAACAGGCGGTGCTGCTCACGATTCGCCTGCCACGGGTGCTGTTTGGCGCGCTGGTCGGGGCCGGTCTGGCCATGGCGGGTGCCGCAATGCAGGGCGTTTTTCGTAATCCCCTGGCCGACCCCGGCATCATCGGGGTTTCGAGCGGCGCGGCGCTGGCCGCCGTGCTGTGCATTCGCACCAACGGGTGGTTGTTTGGCAAGGCCGGCGGGACGCTGGCCGTCTATCAGTTGCCCATTGCGGCGTTTCTGGGCGGGAGCCTGGCCGCTTTCATCGTCTATCGCCTGGCGCGCCGCGAAGGAACGCTGTCGGTTGGTCTGTTGCTGCTGGCCGGCATTGCCCTGGCGATGCTGGCGGAGGCGTTGCGGGGAGCGCTCATTTTTGCCGCCACAGATGACCAACTGCGGAGCGTGACCTTCTGGAGTCTGGGGAGTCTGGGAGCCGCTTCGTGGGTGAATCTCTCGATTGTCGCTGTGCTGGCTGTCCCGGCTATGGTCTGGCTGGGACGCCTGGCGCGCCCGCTCGATGCCCTGTTGCTGGGCGAGGCCGAAGCCCGGCATCTTGGCTTCGATGTCACCACGGTCACACGCCTGGCAATGCTGGCTGCAACGCTCATCGTCGGCGCCGCAGTAGCTTTTGCCGGCATCATCGGGTTTATCGGTCTCGTGGCGCCCCACCTCATCCGGCTTGCCGCCGGCCCGGGCCACCGGACGCTGCTTCCGGGGTCGGCCCTGCTCGGAGCATGTCTGGTCGTGCTGGCGGATTTGCTGGCCCGGACCATCGTCAGTCCGGCTGAAATGCCCTTGGGGGTTGTCACAGCCAGCCTGGGTGCGCCGTGTTTTCTGTGGCTGTTGTTACGGGAGCGGGGGTTTCGGTCATGA
- a CDS encoding phosphoesterase, producing MRVKIFYHDHCFDGACSAAVFACFYRRAFDAQTEFSYAGLMHRPGGSFGEMQFDADEHALLDFKFHPSEKITWWFDHHQSAFLTVVDEALFRADTSGRKFFDPGYKSCTKFIADIARDRFGVELPELAELIHWADIIDGAQYPDAETAVNLSAPAMQLTLVLEGSKDHRLRQSIVRALQVRSLAEVAAGPEIQAAFAPIQARHERAIEIFRQVGECHDGVVFFDLTGYDIEGYNKFIAYWLYPQARYSVSVSRGAHRSKVSVGYNPWSGRPREHNIASICERYGGGGHAVVGAVSLAPEALERARVIAREIAAELRDVSTVEPA from the coding sequence ATGAGGGTCAAGATTTTCTACCACGATCACTGTTTCGATGGCGCCTGCTCCGCGGCCGTCTTCGCCTGTTTTTACCGGCGGGCTTTTGACGCACAGACCGAGTTCAGTTACGCCGGCCTGATGCACCGTCCGGGGGGCAGTTTTGGCGAGATGCAGTTTGATGCTGATGAGCATGCCCTCCTCGATTTCAAGTTTCATCCAAGTGAAAAAATCACCTGGTGGTTTGACCATCACCAGAGCGCCTTTCTGACCGTCGTGGATGAAGCCCTGTTCCGGGCGGATACGAGTGGCAGGAAGTTCTTTGATCCGGGTTACAAGTCCTGCACGAAGTTCATTGCCGACATTGCGCGTGACCGTTTCGGGGTGGAGCTGCCGGAGCTGGCCGAGTTGATTCACTGGGCGGACATCATTGACGGGGCGCAGTATCCCGACGCCGAAACGGCCGTCAATCTCAGCGCCCCAGCCATGCAACTGACGCTGGTGCTGGAAGGGTCGAAGGACCATCGGCTGCGGCAATCCATCGTCCGGGCCCTGCAGGTACGCTCCCTGGCCGAAGTCGCCGCCGGGCCGGAAATCCAGGCGGCCTTTGCGCCCATTCAGGCGCGTCATGAGCGCGCCATCGAGATTTTCCGTCAGGTGGGCGAATGTCACGACGGCGTGGTGTTCTTCGATTTGACCGGCTACGACATCGAGGGCTACAACAAGTTCATTGCCTACTGGCTGTATCCACAGGCGCGCTACAGTGTCAGCGTCAGTCGTGGCGCCCATCGGTCGAAAGTGTCGGTTGGTTACAACCCATGGAGCGGACGCCCGCGCGAGCACAACATTGCCAGTATTTGCGAGCGGTATGGCGGCGGCGGGCACGCGGTGGTCGGGGCCGTCTCGCTGGCGCCGGAAGCCCTGGAGCGCGCCAGGGTCATTGCGCGTGAAATTGCGGCCGAGTTGCGGGATGTGTCCACCGTTGAACCGGCGTAG